From a single Anaerolineales bacterium genomic region:
- a CDS encoding Eco57I restriction-modification methylase domain-containing protein translates to MNFEQTRNYLQDFAFGKLFIEILGWGSAKGIKALDLKVEDIQFELKPISEMAGVVVFEASAADGILPNKKVMAAVHKEVTKFHHENLLIFLNKDRTQSLWHWVKREERRLIPRDHLFVKGQPGDLFLSKLSSMFVDISELDDDGNLPVVEALGRLKKALDIQPVTKKFYTDFANERLEFIELIEGIDNDKDRRWYASVLLNRLMFIYFLQGKGFLNNGDLDYLQKKMEESKKRGKDRYYSEFLKALFFEGFAKPEEKRSDVAKKMLGKIRYLNGGLFLPHALEADGKYNIRIPDKAFENVLALFRKYSWNLDDTPGGKDDEINPDVLGYIFEKYINQKAFGAYYTRTEITEHLCERTIYPVILQKVNTPGLAGVLKERNFETITDLLTHLDAPLCKQLLNDVLPTLSILDPACGSGAFLVAAMRTLIDVYSAIIGRIPFLNDKALNDWLKKTQEEHPSLAYFIKRSIITDNLYGVDIMEEATEIARLRLFLALVASVRTVDELEPLPNIDFNILPGNSLIGMLRVNEEAFNQKMGSPSAYEQGSLMPNYKQSGLFQQKTYRQIVNEKKAALDAYRHASSLTEDLRALRDTIQTRRRDDYALLSDMLVDEFKALEIKFEQAVWDDKKKEVGKPKKRAVQIQDIQALEPFHWGYDFDEVMNQRGGFDVIITNPPWDIFKPNAKEFFAEHSDLVTKKKMTIEEFEDEYDKLIQQEDIRNAWFDYLNSFPHVSAYYRSAKQFANQISIVNGKKAGSDINLYKLFVEQCFNLLRPQGDCGMVIPSGIYTDLGTKQLREMLFGQTTITGLFCFENRKEIFEGVHRSFKFVVLTFGKQGQTKQFPAMFMRHNAEELAAFPAEHAMQISVPLVRRLSPDSLSIMEFKGDLDIHIAEKMLKFPLLGEEIERTWKLTLASEFHMTNDSYLFKTQIGKGRFPLYEGKMIWQFENKYSEPRYWIVEQDGASALGEKRGYQHYRIGFRDISASTNERATIATVLPKNVFVGNTINLNVPTEKSAPNNAELLFIVSFFNSFVFDWLIRQKITSHLNFFYVYQMPVPRLSAKDPAFAPIVERAAKLICTTPEFDDLAKEVGLGSHKKGVTDPKVRAQLRAQLDGMIAHLYGLTESEFAHILSTFPLVGEDVKSAAMVEFRKMGN, encoded by the coding sequence ATGAACTTTGAACAAACCCGAAACTACCTGCAAGATTTTGCTTTTGGAAAACTCTTTATTGAAATCCTTGGCTGGGGGTCTGCCAAGGGAATCAAAGCGCTTGATCTCAAAGTGGAAGATATTCAGTTTGAGTTGAAGCCCATTTCTGAGATGGCAGGCGTGGTTGTGTTTGAGGCGAGCGCGGCGGATGGCATCCTGCCTAATAAAAAGGTGATGGCGGCGGTTCATAAAGAAGTCACGAAGTTCCATCACGAGAATTTGCTGATCTTCCTGAACAAAGACCGCACGCAGAGTTTGTGGCATTGGGTGAAGCGTGAAGAGAGGCGACTGATTCCGCGCGACCATCTGTTCGTGAAGGGACAGCCAGGCGACCTGTTCCTGAGCAAGTTGAGCAGTATGTTCGTGGATATTTCGGAACTGGACGATGACGGCAACCTACCCGTGGTGGAAGCGCTCGGACGGTTGAAGAAGGCGCTCGATATTCAACCCGTCACCAAGAAGTTCTATACTGATTTCGCCAATGAACGGCTGGAATTCATCGAACTGATCGAAGGCATTGATAACGATAAAGACCGCCGCTGGTATGCTTCGGTGCTGCTCAACCGCCTGATGTTCATTTACTTTTTGCAGGGCAAGGGCTTTTTGAACAACGGCGACCTGGACTACCTGCAAAAGAAAATGGAAGAGAGCAAGAAGCGCGGAAAAGACCGCTATTACAGCGAGTTCTTGAAGGCGCTGTTCTTTGAAGGATTCGCCAAGCCCGAAGAGAAGCGTTCGGATGTGGCGAAGAAAATGCTCGGCAAGATCCGTTACCTGAACGGCGGCTTGTTCCTGCCGCACGCGCTCGAAGCGGACGGGAAGTACAACATCCGCATTCCCGATAAGGCGTTCGAGAATGTGCTGGCGCTCTTCCGCAAATATTCGTGGAATTTGGACGACACCCCAGGCGGCAAGGACGATGAGATCAACCCCGATGTGCTGGGCTATATCTTCGAGAAGTACATCAACCAAAAAGCCTTCGGCGCGTATTACACCCGCACCGAGATCACCGAGCACCTGTGCGAGCGTACCATCTACCCAGTTATTCTGCAAAAGGTGAACACCCCTGGGCTGGCGGGCGTGCTCAAAGAACGCAACTTCGAGACCATCACCGACCTGCTCACCCATCTGGATGCGCCGCTGTGCAAGCAACTGCTGAATGACGTGCTGCCCACCCTGAGCATTCTTGACCCCGCCTGTGGTTCGGGCGCGTTTTTGGTTGCCGCCATGCGCACGCTCATTGACGTGTACAGCGCCATCATCGGCAGGATTCCCTTCCTGAACGACAAAGCCCTGAACGACTGGCTGAAGAAAACACAGGAGGAGCACCCCAGCCTTGCCTACTTCATCAAGCGCAGTATCATCACCGATAACCTGTACGGCGTGGACATCATGGAAGAAGCCACCGAAATTGCACGCCTGCGCCTGTTCCTGGCGTTGGTGGCTTCGGTGCGCACGGTGGATGAACTGGAACCGCTCCCCAACATTGACTTCAACATCCTGCCTGGCAATTCGCTGATCGGCATGTTGCGCGTGAACGAAGAAGCCTTCAATCAAAAGATGGGCAGTCCTTCGGCGTATGAACAAGGCAGTTTAATGCCGAACTACAAACAAAGCGGATTATTTCAACAGAAGACCTACCGCCAGATCGTGAACGAAAAGAAAGCCGCGCTGGATGCCTACCGTCACGCCTCTTCCCTGACCGAAGACCTGCGTGCGCTTCGAGATACCATTCAAACCCGACGGCGGGATGACTACGCCCTGCTGAGCGATATGCTGGTGGATGAATTCAAGGCACTCGAAATCAAATTCGAGCAAGCCGTATGGGATGATAAGAAAAAGGAAGTGGGCAAGCCGAAAAAGCGCGCCGTGCAGATTCAAGATATTCAAGCCCTAGAGCCTTTCCATTGGGGCTATGATTTTGACGAAGTAATGAACCAACGCGGCGGCTTCGATGTCATCATCACCAACCCGCCTTGGGATATTTTCAAACCGAACGCCAAAGAGTTCTTTGCTGAGCACTCCGATTTGGTCACAAAGAAAAAGATGACCATCGAAGAATTTGAAGATGAATATGACAAACTCATCCAACAAGAAGATATTCGTAACGCATGGTTTGATTACCTAAATAGTTTCCCGCATGTCAGCGCATATTACCGCTCTGCCAAACAATTTGCCAACCAGATTTCGATTGTGAACGGCAAGAAGGCGGGAAGCGACATCAATTTATACAAACTATTTGTTGAGCAATGCTTCAATTTGCTTCGCCCCCAGGGCGATTGCGGTATGGTTATCCCCAGCGGAATTTATACCGACTTGGGTACAAAACAACTGCGCGAAATGCTTTTCGGGCAAACAACTATTACAGGGTTGTTCTGCTTTGAAAACCGAAAAGAAATATTTGAAGGCGTTCATCGTAGTTTCAAATTTGTTGTTCTAACGTTTGGGAAACAAGGTCAAACAAAACAATTCCCTGCCATGTTCATGCGACACAATGCGGAAGAATTGGCTGCCTTCCCTGCCGAACATGCAATGCAAATCTCTGTGCCGCTAGTTCGTCGCCTTTCACCCGATTCACTTTCGATTATGGAATTCAAGGGCGATCTCGATATTCATATTGCAGAAAAGATGTTGAAGTTTCCGTTGCTTGGTGAAGAGATAGAACGAACATGGAAGTTAACTCTTGCTTCTGAATTTCACATGACGAATGATAGTTATTTATTCAAAACTCAAATTGGCAAAGGACGGTTTCCGCTGTATGAAGGAAAAATGATTTGGCAGTTTGAAAACAAATATTCAGAGCCACGTTATTGGATTGTAGAACAAGATGGAGCGTCTGCACTTGGAGAAAAAAGAGGATATCAACATTACAGAATAGGTTTTAGAGACATTTCCGCCAGCACTAATGAACGAGCAACCATCGCCACTGTGCTCCCCAAGAATGTATTTGTTGGCAATACGATTAATCTAAATGTACCGACAGAAAAATCCGCGCCAAACAACGCTGAGTTACTTTTTATTGTTTCCTTTTTTAATAGTTTTGTATTTGATTGGCTCATAAGACAAAAAATTACCAGCCACTTAAACTTCTTTTATGTCTATCAAATGCCCGTACCGCGCCTATCCGCCAAAGACCCCGCCTTCGCCCCTATCGTCGAGCGCGCCGCCAAACTCATCTGCACCACGCCCGAATTCGATGATCTAGCCAAAGAAGTCGGGCTGGGCAGCCATAAGAAAGGCGTCACCGATCCCAAAGTCCGTGCCCAACTCCGCGCCCAACTGGACGGCATGATCGCCCACCTCTACGGTCTCACCGAAAGCGAGTTCGCCCACATCCTGTCCACGTTCCCGCTGGTCGGGGAAGATGTCAAGTCCGCTGCGATGGTGGAGTTTAGGAAGATGGGTAATTAA
- a CDS encoding helicase-related protein — MPRIFDNIDLKLLPDLQRAIQAAYRADFCVGYFNLRGWKQLASYVDQWDGSDDNCVRLLVGMQRLPQEELQDFYSFSQQEDEKLDNPAKKKLQKRLAEEFKEQLTLGAPTNEDETSLRKLAKQLSEKKVRVKLFLRHPLHAKLYLLFRHDNFQPILSYLGSSNLTLAGLSHQGELNVDVPDGDASQKLAKWFTDRWGDEFGTIDISEELIKVIEESWAREDLIPPYHIYIKMAYHLSQEARTGLSEFSIPSDLTKLMPYQVAAVKIAAHHIEKRGGVMIGDVVGLGKTLVGTAIARVFNERGFDTLIICPKNLVKMWESYRKDYRMFAEVMPVSKAIRELPNMRRYKLVIIDESHNLRNREGKRYRAIKDYIERNESKVVLLTATPYNKSYIDLSNQLRLFLAEDQKLSIRPEQLLRELGEIEFIRQHQADIHSLAAFEKSNYPEDWQELMRLYMVRRTRSFIKTNYAKTDEQGRKYLLFENGERSYFPERKPKTVKFKLNKKDPNDQYVRLYDDVVVDAISQMKLPRYGLGQDIYVKNNGAELGAQEKKILDDLSRAGKRLIGFSRTNLFKRLESSGYAFLLSVERHILRNYIFLHALENNLPLPIGTQDPALLDARFEDEDKDGDFTDTFDFENEELENEEGETEEAPTGLRNEKEFQQEAKKIYDLYRGRFKKRFSWLDASIFKQTLAMHLREDASTLIGILNRSGDWDAEKDTKLDELTKLVKRTYADKKVLIFTQYADTVHYLEEQLKKRGVTSVAGVTGNSYDPTELAWRFSPVSNEKRDIVLPMDEIRVLVATDVLSEGQNLQDSAVVVNYDLPWAIIRLIQRAGRVDRIGQQSDTIYAHTFLPAEGVETIIRLRDRLRTRLQENAEVVGSDEVFFEDDKNNRAIKDLYNEKAGILDGEDVDTEVDLASYAFQIWKNAIDADPQLQKVIPSLPSVAFSTKQAVDKAKGALVYVHTSEENDALAWINENGDSVTESQYEILKTAECKPETPAMPRQENHHEIVRKGVEKIAQEERSVGGQLGRPSGARFKTYERLKNFAEQNQGTLFVTPDLVKAVDEILRFPLREGAKDVLNRQLRAGIDNQKLAELVVNLRSENRLCITSEEVTKQEPKIICSLGLA, encoded by the coding sequence ATGCCGCGAATCTTCGACAACATTGACTTAAAACTCCTGCCCGATCTACAGCGGGCAATTCAAGCCGCCTACCGCGCGGACTTTTGTGTGGGGTATTTCAACCTGCGCGGTTGGAAGCAACTTGCTAGTTACGTAGATCAGTGGGATGGTAGCGACGATAATTGTGTCCGACTTTTAGTTGGCATGCAAAGGCTTCCTCAAGAAGAATTACAAGATTTTTACTCGTTTTCTCAACAAGAGGATGAGAAACTCGACAACCCAGCAAAAAAGAAACTTCAAAAACGTTTAGCCGAGGAATTCAAAGAGCAATTGACGCTTGGTGCGCCAACAAATGAAGATGAAACAAGTTTGAGAAAACTGGCAAAGCAATTGAGCGAGAAAAAAGTGCGTGTCAAGTTGTTCTTGCGCCACCCCCTCCATGCGAAACTATATTTATTATTCAGGCACGATAACTTTCAGCCAATCCTTAGTTATTTGGGAAGCAGCAACCTGACGCTTGCGGGACTTTCTCATCAGGGCGAGTTGAATGTGGATGTGCCCGATGGTGACGCCAGCCAAAAGCTCGCCAAATGGTTCACAGATCGTTGGGGAGATGAGTTCGGCACGATTGATATTTCCGAGGAACTTATCAAAGTTATTGAAGAATCTTGGGCAAGAGAGGATTTGATTCCTCCGTATCACATCTATATCAAGATGGCGTACCACCTGTCTCAAGAAGCGCGGACGGGGTTGTCTGAATTCTCCATTCCAAGTGACTTGACCAAACTCATGCCCTATCAGGTAGCAGCGGTGAAAATCGCAGCGCACCACATTGAAAAGCGTGGCGGGGTGATGATTGGCGATGTGGTGGGCTTGGGAAAGACGCTGGTAGGTACTGCGATCGCGCGTGTTTTCAATGAGCGCGGATTTGACACGCTCATCATCTGCCCCAAGAATCTTGTAAAGATGTGGGAGAGCTACCGCAAAGATTACAGGATGTTCGCCGAGGTCATGCCTGTCAGCAAGGCGATCAGAGAATTGCCGAATATGCGACGATACAAACTGGTCATCATTGACGAAAGCCATAACCTGCGCAACCGTGAAGGGAAGCGATACCGCGCGATCAAGGACTACATCGAACGCAACGAAAGCAAGGTGGTCCTACTGACTGCCACACCATACAACAAAAGTTATATTGACCTTTCAAACCAATTGCGGTTATTCCTTGCCGAAGACCAAAAACTCTCAATACGTCCCGAACAACTCTTGCGGGAGTTGGGCGAGATCGAGTTCATTCGCCAGCATCAAGCGGACATTCACTCTCTGGCAGCTTTCGAGAAAAGCAACTATCCAGAAGACTGGCAGGAGCTGATGCGGTTGTATATGGTGCGTCGCACGCGGAGTTTCATCAAGACCAACTACGCCAAAACTGACGAACAAGGACGGAAGTACCTGCTCTTCGAAAATGGAGAACGTTCGTATTTTCCTGAGCGCAAACCCAAGACGGTCAAGTTCAAGTTGAATAAGAAAGACCCGAATGACCAATATGTTCGGTTGTATGACGATGTGGTGGTGGATGCCATTAGTCAGATGAAATTGCCTCGCTATGGGTTGGGACAGGACATCTACGTCAAGAACAATGGCGCAGAATTGGGTGCGCAGGAAAAGAAAATTCTGGATGATCTTTCCCGCGCAGGGAAACGCCTGATCGGTTTCTCGCGCACCAATCTGTTCAAGCGTCTTGAAAGCAGCGGATATGCTTTCCTGCTTTCGGTGGAACGCCACATCCTGCGCAACTATATTTTCCTGCACGCGCTGGAAAACAATCTACCCTTGCCAATTGGAACCCAAGATCCAGCATTGTTGGATGCCAGGTTTGAGGATGAAGATAAAGACGGTGACTTTACTGATACCTTCGATTTCGAGAACGAAGAGTTGGAGAATGAAGAAGGCGAAACCGAAGAAGCCCCAACTGGCTTGCGAAACGAAAAAGAATTCCAGCAGGAAGCCAAAAAGATTTATGACCTGTATCGTGGACGGTTCAAGAAGCGCTTCTCTTGGCTGGACGCTTCCATTTTCAAGCAGACGCTTGCCATGCACCTGCGAGAAGATGCCTCCACCCTGATCGGAATTTTGAATCGCAGCGGCGATTGGGATGCTGAAAAAGATACCAAGCTGGATGAACTGACCAAACTGGTGAAGCGGACTTACGCCGATAAAAAGGTGCTGATCTTCACCCAGTATGCGGATACGGTGCATTACCTTGAAGAACAACTGAAAAAGCGCGGTGTGACTTCTGTAGCAGGCGTGACGGGCAATTCCTACGACCCGACCGAGCTTGCCTGGCGCTTTAGCCCTGTAAGCAACGAAAAACGGGACATTGTTCTCCCGATGGATGAAATTCGAGTACTGGTTGCCACCGATGTGCTCAGCGAAGGTCAGAACTTGCAAGACAGCGCCGTGGTTGTGAACTATGACCTGCCGTGGGCGATCATTCGGTTGATTCAACGTGCAGGGCGTGTGGACAGAATTGGACAGCAATCAGACACAATTTATGCCCACACCTTCCTGCCTGCTGAAGGAGTGGAGACCATCATCCGCTTGCGTGACCGTTTGCGTACACGTTTGCAGGAGAATGCCGAAGTGGTCGGTTCGGATGAGGTTTTTTTTGAGGATGACAAGAACAACAGAGCCATCAAGGATTTATATAACGAAAAGGCTGGCATTCTTGATGGTGAAGACGTAGATACCGAAGTGGACCTGGCTTCTTACGCTTTCCAGATTTGGAAGAATGCCATTGACGCAGACCCGCAACTTCAAAAGGTGATTCCATCCCTGCCGAGCGTAGCATTCTCCACCAAGCAGGCTGTTGATAAAGCTAAAGGTGCTTTGGTGTATGTACATACCAGCGAAGAAAATGACGCGCTGGCATGGATCAACGAGAACGGTGACAGTGTAACCGAGTCGCAGTACGAGATTTTGAAGACCGCTGAATGCAAGCCTGAAACTCCTGCCATGCCGCGACAGGAGAATCACCATGAGATTGTGCGTAAAGGCGTGGAAAAGATCGCGCAGGAAGAACGATCGGTGGGCGGGCAGTTGGGACGCCCTTCTGGCGCGCGATTCAAGACCTATGAAAGACTAAAGAACTTCGCAGAACAGAATCAGGGTACGTTGTTCGTGACTCCCGACTTGGTGAAGGCAGTGGATGAGATTTTGCGCTTCCCATTACGCGAAGGTGCAAAAGACGTGCTCAACCGCCAATTGCGGGCAGGGATTGACAACCAAAAACTGGCGGAGTTAGTGGTAAACCTACGCTCTGAAAACCGCCTGTGCATTACTAGTGAAGAAGTGACCAAACAAGAACCGAAGATCATTTGCTCTTTAGGATTGGCATAA
- a CDS encoding ADP-ribosylglycohydrolase family protein: MKSSTCLFGAIAGDVIGSRHEWKVCTDPQFPLFSRSSRCTDDTVLTVAVADAILGRRGYGEMIVEYARRYPRAGYGSYFQRWLKEDGVTPYNSLGNGSAMRVSAIGWAFNTVEDVLREAERSAAVTHNHPEGIKGAQSVALAIFLARTGVGKEDIRREIQTRFGYELRRTLDAIRPTYRWDSTSPGSVPESIIAFLESTDYESAVRNAVLLGGDADTMAAIAGSIAEAWYGGVPERIVAEVRTRLKPELLDVVERFTKPYN, from the coding sequence ATGAAAAGCAGTACCTGTCTTTTTGGCGCGATCGCGGGGGATGTGATCGGCTCGCGCCACGAGTGGAAGGTTTGTACCGACCCGCAGTTTCCATTGTTCTCCAGGAGTTCCAGATGTACGGACGATACGGTCCTGACCGTGGCGGTGGCGGATGCGATCCTGGGCAGGCGCGGTTACGGTGAGATGATCGTCGAATATGCCCGCCGCTACCCCAGGGCGGGATACGGCAGTTATTTCCAACGCTGGCTCAAGGAAGACGGCGTTACACCGTACAACAGTCTGGGAAATGGGTCGGCAATGAGGGTCAGCGCCATAGGGTGGGCGTTCAACACTGTCGAGGACGTGTTGCGCGAAGCGGAACGCTCCGCAGCCGTGACCCACAATCATCCCGAAGGCATCAAAGGCGCGCAATCTGTTGCGCTGGCGATCTTCCTGGCGCGAACCGGCGTCGGGAAGGAGGACATTCGACGGGAAATACAAACCCGCTTCGGATATGAATTGAGGCGCACCTTGGATGCGATCCGACCCACCTACCGCTGGGATTCCACCTCACCCGGTTCGGTGCCCGAGTCGATCATCGCGTTCTTGGAATCCACCGATTACGAAAGCGCGGTCCGTAATGCCGTCCTGCTGGGCGGGGATGCCGACACGATGGCGGCGATCGCCGGCTCGATCGCCGAGGCGTGGTACGGCGGCGTGCCGGAAAGGATCGTTGCCGAGGTGCGGACGCGGTTGAAACCCGAACTGCTCGATGTGGTGGAGAGGTTTACAAAACCTTACAATTAA
- a CDS encoding thermonuclease family protein, protein MVDVPIALFSGLVHLVSIPFEKLVAPANKKYGKPLGVVSLFFTCFCCVAVYPLGSPDTPPAAQAEPPAELSMDHAMQTAWAGITLAAELDATPTLQPTGTLALTDTPLPTATLPVLSTVIQPQTSSSIPTCIRPQEPQHAKVVSVTDGDTIRVSLDGNVVPLRYIGIDTPETNEPFGRESTQKNIELVSGKDVILYRDVSETDAFGRILRFVFVGDTFINHEMVRQGYATSFRYLPDTSCADAFDLADNQARANGMGMWMAQATFEAGAPSETLVIIFVNKEAEYADIQNRSNAPINLAGWRLVSEKGSQSCTLSGMIQPGETLRVWAGPDAGPGFNCGFGSNIWNNSESDPGVLYNPQNIEISRFP, encoded by the coding sequence ATGGTTGACGTTCCCATCGCGCTCTTCAGCGGATTGGTTCATCTCGTCTCGATCCCTTTCGAGAAATTGGTCGCGCCCGCCAACAAAAAATATGGCAAGCCCCTTGGTGTGGTTTCGCTCTTTTTTACATGCTTTTGTTGCGTAGCTGTCTACCCACTTGGATCACCGGATACTCCGCCTGCGGCGCAAGCGGAGCCGCCCGCCGAGCTCTCTATGGATCATGCCATGCAGACCGCGTGGGCGGGTATCACCCTGGCGGCTGAACTGGACGCAACCCCGACCCTCCAGCCGACCGGCACGCTCGCGCTCACCGATACCCCCTTGCCGACGGCGACCCTGCCCGTTCTCTCAACGGTTATCCAGCCTCAAACCTCCTCCTCCATTCCGACCTGCATCCGTCCGCAGGAACCGCAACATGCCAAAGTCGTAAGCGTCACAGATGGCGATACCATCCGCGTCTCGCTCGACGGCAATGTGGTCCCGCTCCGCTACATCGGCATTGACACGCCCGAAACGAATGAGCCATTCGGCAGGGAATCCACCCAAAAGAACATTGAACTGGTCAGCGGCAAGGACGTCATCCTGTACCGCGACGTCTCCGAGACCGACGCCTTCGGGCGCATCCTGCGCTTTGTCTTTGTGGGCGATACCTTCATCAATCACGAAATGGTCAGGCAGGGATACGCCACATCCTTCCGCTATCTTCCCGACACCTCCTGCGCGGACGCGTTCGATCTGGCGGATAACCAGGCTCGCGCCAATGGCATGGGCATGTGGATGGCACAGGCAACCTTCGAAGCCGGCGCCCCGTCTGAAACCCTGGTCATCATCTTCGTGAATAAAGAAGCCGAATATGCCGACATTCAAAACAGATCCAACGCGCCGATCAACCTGGCAGGCTGGCGTCTCGTCTCCGAAAAGGGCAGCCAGTCCTGCACGCTCAGCGGCATGATCCAGCCCGGCGAAACCCTCCGCGTCTGGGCGGGACCCGATGCAGGCCCGGGCTTCAATTGCGGTTTTGGCAGCAATATCTGGAACAATTCCGAATCCGACCCCGGCGTGCTCTATAACCCTCAAAACATCGAGATCAGCAGGTTTCCATGA
- a CDS encoding serine/threonine-protein kinase, translating into MEARKGQFFERYQLGDQTGKGGMAIVYKAYDTRLEKQVALKIIRTDRITPEMADKTLKRFEREAKAAAQLEHPNIIKVLDFGKANGSPFIVMEYLPGGTLKKRLSNGAVSWQQAVNTLLPVAHALRFAHERNIIHRDVKPSNILFNQADQPVLSDFGIVKILGDEVTQELSSTGFMIGTPEYMSPEQATGATFDHRVDIYALGIVFYEMVTGRRPFNADTPVGVLVKHASEPLPRPTRYIKNIPPGVESFLLKVLAKDPDQRYQSMEDVIDAFNSLIRSNGNTITSSGATTTFSMYGQDPATVTASYVSPKPAPSWSKKIIVGGLVIALLCLGGLGAGWALNLFPLGQPEVTGPGQSVVSVPSNTPPRNTAPPSQKPTSTDKPTTISNPTAAQPSTADFPLKSCTTGADEDACVYSINPQPNNTLIISLIFKKNLNQSALPYLMVGSTRFKCEVLAAYPDRLYCNGAATSGSKELTLFSRDGTRLGFGQFNIPRYIPPSPTPRKGGGGNYP; encoded by the coding sequence ATGGAAGCAAGAAAAGGTCAATTTTTTGAACGTTATCAGCTTGGAGATCAAACCGGAAAAGGCGGGATGGCGATTGTGTACAAGGCCTACGATACCCGCCTTGAAAAGCAGGTGGCATTAAAAATTATTCGCACCGACCGCATAACGCCGGAGATGGCAGACAAGACCTTGAAGCGGTTTGAACGCGAAGCCAAGGCCGCCGCACAGCTGGAACACCCCAACATCATCAAGGTGCTGGATTTTGGAAAAGCAAATGGCAGCCCGTTCATTGTCATGGAATACCTGCCAGGGGGGACTCTAAAAAAACGCCTGTCCAATGGAGCCGTATCATGGCAACAAGCGGTGAACACCCTGCTGCCAGTGGCACACGCATTAAGATTTGCCCATGAACGCAACATCATCCACCGCGATGTCAAACCGTCGAATATTTTATTTAACCAGGCGGACCAGCCGGTTTTATCTGACTTTGGGATCGTCAAGATCCTGGGCGATGAGGTCACCCAGGAACTTTCCTCGACCGGTTTTATGATCGGCACCCCGGAATACATGTCTCCTGAACAAGCCACAGGAGCAACCTTCGATCATCGCGTGGACATCTATGCCCTGGGGATCGTTTTTTACGAAATGGTAACGGGGCGCCGGCCGTTCAATGCCGATACACCCGTTGGCGTCCTCGTAAAACATGCCAGTGAGCCCCTGCCGCGCCCAACCCGCTACATCAAAAACATCCCCCCAGGCGTGGAAAGTTTCCTGTTGAAGGTCCTAGCCAAGGATCCGGATCAGCGCTACCAGAGCATGGAGGATGTGATTGATGCGTTTAACAGTCTGATCCGGTCAAACGGCAATACGATCACATCGTCAGGCGCGACCACGACCTTTTCGATGTACGGACAGGATCCCGCAACAGTCACAGCCTCCTACGTCAGTCCCAAACCGGCGCCCTCCTGGTCCAAAAAAATCATTGTGGGAGGCCTGGTCATCGCACTGCTTTGTCTCGGCGGTCTTGGAGCAGGATGGGCCTTGAATTTATTTCCACTCGGACAACCGGAAGTAACCGGCCCTGGTCAGTCGGTGGTTTCCGTGCCATCCAATACCCCGCCACGGAATACAGCCCCGCCTTCACAAAAACCAACCTCAACCGACAAACCCACAACGATCTCCAACCCGACGGCCGCCCAGCCCTCGACCGCCGACTTCCCGCTGAAATCGTGCACCACCGGCGCGGATGAGGACGCGTGTGTATACAGCATAAACCCGCAGCCCAACAACACATTAATCATTTCACTCATCTTCAAGAAGAACCTGAATCAGTCAGCCCTGCCTTATCTGATGGTTGGGAGCACAAGATTCAAATGCGAGGTGCTGGCTGCATACCCCGACCGGCTGTACTGTAACGGCGCAGCCACTTCCGGAAGCAAGGAACTTACCCTTTTTTCCCGGGATGGCACAAGATTGGGATTCGGTCAATTCAACATACCAAGATATATCCCGCCTTCGCCCACTCCCAGAAAAGGCGGAGGAGGGAACTACCCGTAG